Proteins encoded together in one Nostoc sp. PCC 7524 window:
- a CDS encoding Dps family protein yields MSSEATIKSVNIGIDEDSRAKIAEGLSRMLADTYTLYLKTHNFHWNVTGPMFQTLHLMFETQYTELALAVDLIAERIRALGYPAPGTYSEYVNLSSIPETPGVPKAKDMIRLLVEGQEAVVRTARSIFPIVDEVNDEPTADLLTQRMQVHEKTAWMLRSLLEE; encoded by the coding sequence ATGTCATCTGAAGCAACAATTAAAAGTGTCAATATTGGCATTGATGAAGACAGCAGAGCGAAGATTGCTGAAGGTTTATCTCGGATGTTAGCGGACACTTATACACTGTATCTAAAAACTCATAATTTTCACTGGAACGTCACAGGGCCAATGTTCCAAACACTGCACTTGATGTTTGAGACACAATATACAGAATTGGCTTTAGCTGTGGACTTAATTGCTGAGAGAATCAGAGCCTTGGGTTATCCCGCACCGGGAACTTACAGCGAATATGTCAACCTGAGTTCAATTCCCGAAACTCCCGGCGTACCTAAAGCCAAAGACATGATTCGCTTGCTAGTCGAAGGACAAGAAGCGGTAGTTCGCACTGCACGCTCAATTTTTCCCATAGTTGACGAAGTTAACGACGAACCCACCGCCGATTTATTGACTCAACGGATGCAAGTGCATGAAAAAACCGCTTGGATGTTGAGAAGTTTATTGGAAGAATAG
- the grpE gene encoding nucleotide exchange factor GrpE, which translates to MPDRTQMLQNLMQQVGIASFKALSRTAGVSERQILRLRQGKLEQMRLDILLKLSQVLQMPLSELVATFLVSNPEYPSSIPSPQSPIPSPQSPVPSPQSPVPNPQEIADLKREYERSQQQLEKQREVLLQEFQQSSLQLLESLLLQWPTAAQKAQENPELAAIKILPLVQKPLEKLLQAWGVEAIAPVGAELPYNPQLHQLLEGTAQPGEIVKIRYTGYLQGDKLLYRAKVSLNGNR; encoded by the coding sequence ATGCCCGATCGCACTCAAATGTTGCAAAACTTAATGCAGCAGGTAGGTATTGCTAGTTTTAAAGCCCTGAGTCGTACTGCTGGTGTTTCCGAACGGCAAATCTTGCGGTTACGACAGGGCAAACTAGAGCAGATGCGATTAGATATACTACTGAAGCTATCGCAGGTGCTGCAAATGCCTTTGAGTGAATTAGTAGCCACTTTTTTAGTCTCAAATCCTGAGTACCCATCCTCAATCCCCAGTCCCCAGTCCCCAATCCCCAGTCCCCAATCCCCAGTCCCCAGTCCCCAATCCCCAGTCCCCAATCCCCAAGAAATCGCTGATTTAAAAAGAGAGTATGAGCGATCGCAACAACAACTAGAAAAGCAGCGAGAAGTATTGCTACAAGAATTCCAGCAGTCAAGTTTGCAACTGCTGGAATCTTTATTATTACAATGGCCGACAGCCGCCCAAAAAGCCCAAGAGAACCCCGAATTAGCAGCCATTAAAATTTTACCCTTAGTACAAAAACCCCTAGAAAAATTATTACAAGCCTGGGGAGTGGAGGCGATCGCACCTGTAGGAGCAGAATTACCCTACAATCCTCAACTGCATCAATTATTGGAAGGAACCGCACAACCAGGGGAGATAGTCAAGATTCGCTACACAGGCTACCTACAAGGTGATAAGTTACTTTATAGAGCCAAAGTCAGCCTTAATGGGAACAGGTGA